The Schistocerca cancellata isolate TAMUIC-IGC-003103 chromosome 4, iqSchCanc2.1, whole genome shotgun sequence genome contains a region encoding:
- the LOC126183306 gene encoding 52 kDa repressor of the inhibitor of the protein kinase-like, with the protein MDFTIGSFCSAINCSSNRKKTPQLSFLGLLRILIGAKKWLVNSRREDLMKKDPVYLYNNIRFCSLHFEQDQVMNADNNKLVWNAVCTLFDIPDKPPQLTMKKKLPQRFDSQSKAVKQPYDRSS; encoded by the exons atggattttaccatcgggagcttttgtagcgcaataaattgcagcagcaataggaagaagacaccacagctgtcttttttaggtttaCTAAGGATCCTGatag gagcaaaaaaatggcttgttaatagcagacgagaagaccttatgaagaaagacccggtttacctgtataataatattaggttttgttcgctacatttcgaacaagaccaggtcatgaacgcagacaataacaaactcgtgtggaatgcagtatgcacactgtttgacattccagataagccacctcaactgacgatgaagaagaagctgccacaaagattcgacagtcaatctaaagctgtaaaacagccCTATGACAGAAGCAGCTAG